In Eublepharis macularius isolate TG4126 chromosome 4, MPM_Emac_v1.0, whole genome shotgun sequence, the following are encoded in one genomic region:
- the MRPL27 gene encoding 39S ribosomal protein L27, mitochondrial, which yields MAALLGRGLLLGRAANGQLTVLPIPPMSAAAVRFASKKSGTTTRNRGGNSPGKRYGFKKTEGTFVHAGNILATQRLMRWHPGAHVGMGRNKWLYALEDGIVRYTKEVYVPRPHSKESQEMIPRLPRGAVLYKTFINVIPTAEVGSYKLVNML from the exons ATGGCGGCGTTGCTCGGCCGGGGTTTACTTCTGGGCAGGGCGGCCAACGGCCAGC TCACCGTTCTGCCAATTCCTCCCATGAGCGCAGCTGCAGTGAGGTTCGCATCAAAGAAGAGTGGAACCACCACCAGAAATCGTGGGGGGAACTCTCCTGGGAAACGTTAcggctttaaaaaaacagaag GCACATTTGTTCATGCGGGCAACATATTGGCAACCCAGCGACTGATGCGTTGGCACCCAGGGGCTCAT GTGGGGATGGGCCGCAACAAGTGGCTGTATGCGCTAGAAGATGGGATTGTGCGCTACACCAAGGAAGTCTATGTGCCGCGTCCCCACAGCAAGGAGAGCCAGGAGATGATCCCTCGGTTACCCAGAGGAGCAGTGCTGTATAAGACGTTCATCAACGTCATCCCTACTGCCGAGGTGGGGAGCTACAAGTTGGTCAACATGCTCTAA
- the EME1 gene encoding crossover junction endonuclease EME1, with amino-acid sequence MVPEVDDTEGEALPPCSFLEKQLPPRDEVVVLCSSDSEDSSTLSPAWKKPRSTQDSAKAATHLKVMEELSSESEEDEDLMPLAERLKMNLLNSKPPIAGAAFTRIQEQSKQDSAGGKRPHSTDEQVAADCWPQSPPKAFDVRRRAAHNTWELSDSDPEVTPRVPQKQSLNQLSVCLNRCSIENGSRQKTKTKRSLEEMDKARQATVQKRKDQEMRKVLQEKERERKKVLANMWKAQRPEECLKHVQVVLDPGLLQVEGGGQVLTSLQSMDCSYIIEPQAVPCSITWRRKTGLAQAEEDSWIKEPNILILILLEEFVSMIQNYKQVSMEGSSVTLQSFVANVEKKIPGKTLALAVVELEKYFSCHKEKQQKKLQRAITQEQGKQRNRKGKTVSTPEVSRVDVEEALVGLQLDTGIQVRVLESWKEFADFASMFTKAVAEAPFKRERDKTSFSFCLEGDWIGGIKVDRSGKGLLQVWKRQLQQFNRVSLEMANAIVAKYPSPLLLVQAYSATSSEQDRQNLLAEIPVRRGDGVTATTRRVGPELSKRIYLHMTSLNPDLSLDVTG; translated from the exons ATGGTCCCAGAGGTGGATGACACTGAAGGTGAGGCACTACCCCCCTGTTCTTTTCTAGAGAAGCAGCTGCCTCCGAGAGATGAAGTCGTTGTCCTCTGCAGCTCGGATTCTGAAGACTCGTCCACTCTGTCTCCCGCATGGAAAAAGCCCCGTAGTACGCAAGATTCAGCCAAAGCGGCTACGCATCTGAAAGTAATGGAAGAACTCAGCAGCGAAAGCGAAGAGGACGAAGACCTGATGCCCTTGGCTGAACGACTCAAAATGAACCTTTTGAACAGCAAGCCGCCTATAGCTGGAGCTGCATTTACTCGGATCCAGGAACAGAGCAAGCAAGACTCAGCGGGGGGCAAGAGGCCACATTCAACGGACGAGCAAGTCGCCGCTGATTGCTGGCCGCAGTCGCCACCCAAAGCATTCGACGTTAGGAGAAGAGCTGCACACAATACTTGGGAGTTGTCAGATAGTGATCCGGAAGTGACTCCAAGGGTGCCTCAGAAACAATCTTTGAACCAACTTTCAGTCTGCCTCAATCGGTGCTCAATAGAAAACGGAAGCCGCcaaaagacaaaaacaaaacGCAGCCTGGAGGAAATGGACAAAGCTCGCCAGGCCACCGTACAGAAAAGAAAAGATCAAGAAATGCGGAAGGTGCtgcaggagaaggaaagagagaggaagaaggtTCTTGCCAATATGTGGAAGGCGCAGAGACCGGAAGAGTGTCTGAAACACGTTCAAGTCGTGCTGGATCCAG GTCTTTTACAGGTAGAGGGTGGTGGACAGGTGCTTACCTCTTTGCAGTCCATGGACTGTAGCTACATTATCGAGCCTCAAGCTGTTCCCTGCAGTATTACCTGGAGAAGGAAAACTGGACTAGCTCAG GCTGAAGAAGACAGTTGGATCAAAGAACCCAACATCCTTATTCTCATACTCCTAGAAGAGTTTGTCTCCATGATCCAAAACTATAAGCAG gttAGCATGGAAGGATCTAGTGTGACTCTGCAGAGCTTTGTGGCTAATGTTGAGAAGAAAatccctgggaaaactctggcaCTGGCTGTAGTTGAACTAGAAAAATATTTCAG TTGTCACAAGGAGAAGCAACAAAAGAAACTGCAGCGAGCCATAACACAGGAGCAGGGCAAACAAAGGAATCGGAAAGGGAAGACTGTTTCAACCCCAGAGGTGTCCAGAGTGGATGTGGAAGAA GCTTTAGTGGGTCTACAGCTTGACACAGGCATCCAAGTTCGAGTCCTCGAGAGCTGGAAGGAGTTTGCCGACTTTGCCAGCATGTTCACCAAGGCTGTAGCTGAAGCACCATTCAA AAGAGAACGGGATAAAACCAGCTTTTCCTTTTGCTTGGAGGGCGATTGGATCGGAGGTATAAAGGTAGACCGCTCTGGAAAGGGGCTACTGCAAGTGTGGAAGAGGCAGCTTCAGCAGTTTAACCGGGTCAGCCTGGAGATGGCCAACGCCATTGTGGCCAAATACCCTTCTCCACTGCTCCTTGTGCAG GCCTACAGCGCCACCTCGTCTGAACAGGACCGACAGAACCTTCTTGCAGAGATCCCTGTACGCCGTGGTGATGGTGTGACTGCCACTACAAGACGAGTTGGGCCGGAGCTCTCCAAACGGATTTATCTTCATATGACTTCCCTTAACCCTGACCTTTCACTAGATGTTACTGGATGA